AGGGTGTACATAAAAGTTGGTCAACAGAGctttttaaattatgtttatatataaatcaattgtttgatatataaaaatattaattaaactaaatttaataactaattaattaagtatCATATTTATCATATAACAATTATTAATACATGTCACAACTTGTCTTAAATATAATTAGTTAAATCCcttatctaaaatttatatattcaaataatttcatatgttaaGATATGTAATAGTTAATTTTGAGTATTGTAATATCTTACTTTTTCGAGTGTTAAATAATTTAGGAATTTTCggaatatatttcatatctcaatattttattttctttttattttcctttattttctttcattttgcaTTATAAAGATCtgaataaatacatttttaactatttcctcaaatattttttcacaacaattcatcatatgttatgaacttcaaaggaaaattattgAACTTACCCAAACGTTGCGTTTTCACTCAAAACGAGGCTATTCAGTGCGAAAACTGAGACATCGAGAAGGTAAACTtaaaaactttttgcacaaacccccataaaataattttatagaattttaataattttttcggAGGCCTCACACACCCGCACGCACCTAGGGCGACTGGGCGGGTGTGAAAACTAGCGCGTGGCCAGCACGTGTTGGTTGTCTTCTCCAGCGACGGCCTTGCCAGTGATGCTGGTTTGCTCCACTCCTCGAAAGCCCTCATTCAATTGATCTGAATGGCACGCTTTGGGAGCCGAAATGAGCTCGGGAAAGGCCTCAACCGGGCAGCCAAAGCTTCGGCTTGGCCGTCCGCCTCCTTTTTTGGTGAAGCCTTAAATCGCCATCAAACTCGCACCAAAACGTCTGAAATTCTCCAAATAGCTTTCTCTcatcatgggaaacaaaagccccttaatttgGAGGCTCAATTCGTTCGATTTCGTGGTCGATTTAAAGCTCAAAAACTCCTCCATATTCGGCCTTCATAGACGTCTATTTACAGGCCATTTCGATCATTCAAAAGTTCGATCTCGACCAACCCATGAGCTTTAGAGTCTCTACCTTCCCCAAGTCGGTCCAAAAACCCACTGAAAAGCTCAATTTTCGCGATCTCAATGGCTAAACTTTCGACCACTTTTGGTCGAAAGTTGGCTCGATTTCGACGTAATTTTGGCCATTTCTTGGCCAAGAATCTTGTCTTGGCCTTGCCCTGAGGCCTCCCAGCCCCTTCCTCGTGTCTCCCATGGCCAATTTCGACGATTTGAAATGTTGGTCAACCATGGCTGATCTGAGGTttcttgaaattatattttggcccctcaaactttggcCTTCACCTTTTTGGCCCTTTTTACTTAACCCctgaatttttcaatattttatttaagactctcaagtcctaaaacatcaatttgacccctgagaattcaaagaaattatcgttttgacctctctctggcaaatttagaaaaactacacttaggtcCGAATCTCTGTTTTGGCCGTAAactcttttgtctttttatgaaactactgaagggttgtttcttataaaaaaaaaatagatccctttcaagcttccgttgacttcccggaagtcgcCTATAaagattcgattttgcagctcATATAGCAACTACATTTTAGCTTTACCGAAATTCATTCCTAATTCAATTTTTCtcgatgctaaaaatcatttctcgaAGTGCTCGTCAATctcgtatcattttccttagatatctcggctccagagcactccctgtagtcgattcaattaatttttcgagttatttaaatatcaattatccctaaaattttatttttcaaataaaacacttattttcaaataagtttaatttcttgggttttacaagtattatttttaagtaataattaaataataaatatataatttctgAAAGAAGGGAGAAGGAGAACTCAGAAGCAAAAGACGAAGGAAGGTTAGGGTTACGTTTGCGTTCTGTGGATGGCAGTTCGATCAGTGTTCGATGCAGCCGCGCTTAGGGTGGAATTTGACAACGCTGGAATCAACACTCACTTCATCCCTCTCATTTGGAAGTAAAATcagaaatctctctctctctctgcttgtTTCGAACTTTGTGCTTTATTGTGAATGTGTGGTTTATGTATAGGTTTGTGATTCAGAACCCCAACTGTGAATGGGGCGAAATTCCATCCTTGCCATCGGCGGCTTACGCAGTTCTTCGATCAAAGTTCAGGCCTTCCACTTCTGCTCTTCACTCCGTCTTCCATTCCACGGACCAGGTCACTACCAAGCTTCTTATTCGGTTGCAGGTACTTTCTCATTCAAGCACACAAAATAGATAGATCGGTTAACATAGAAGCTATTTTTGGATCCCAGAGGAAAAGGAATTAGCTAAGCTTATTGACATTCATGATTATGCGTGGCCAAAAACCAAAAAGGGGGCATTCTTTTTCTGCTGATAAgtactttttgtttttctaagcTGCTAGAAATCTAGCATCAAAATGCGGTGACAGTGCTACTGTTTATTTTAAATGTACAGATTTCTCCTATTAATTTAAAAAGGCCCAATTTATTGGGCGTAAATTTATCTGTATGGTAGAGACGTAGTATCTGTcctcttctttcctcttctgcCTGATAGAGtatgttcttgttctttctctgTTACCAGAATGGCGAATTTGTGGAAGCTGTGATAATGAGGTATGACACTCGTTTGGGAAAATATGGTGGGCAACCTCGTGCTGGTGGCCCAAGGTCAACATTGTGCATATCTTCTCAGgtacttttctttcttccccttgTAGGTTGGTCATTTTGTTGTCTAGACCATAGTAGATATAGTACTGAATTTGCCACGGTACGGTATCATACCAATTACCAATACCGGATGAAGTTGAGTACCATTTCAGATATATCattctaataaattaattatatatatcagaaaaaatatatgaacCACAACAAtgtatcaagccttaatcccaccacGTGGGGTCAACTACATGGAATTTTAGCTCACTAGTCATTTTTGCATGAATtgtacataaattttttttataagaaaaatgtataattaaataaaatttccacACAACAACATTCTAGAAACATATAAAATCACTATTATTGTTAGAAAATATCCTAAACAAACAATTTAagataaaaacataacaatataaCAATGTCTCCAAACCAacacattaataaaaaaatataacaatataacAATGTAACAATGTCTTTACCTTTCTGTATTGTAAACAAAAAAACTATTCAATTGGTGATAATAGATGAAAAACatacaattaataatatatcTGCCATATTAATGACATAAAAACCCTATTACTAGGACCTGCAACAGGAGTGAATTGTAGGGATTTCAGTGCTGCAAGTACTTGCAACAGGCTTGCTGTAGGGACCTGACAAAGGGACCAATTACTCCATGTGCTAGTGGTACTGGCAACTGTACTGGCTGTTTGTTCACCCATATGACAGGGACCGGCTGTATGCCAGCACCAACTGGTACCTCTGCTGAAAAGGAATGAACATTGTTTTTGCATCGGATTTCTTTCAGCACAGTACTGGTCAATATGGAACAACGTTGACAAATATGCTCTAGAACATTCCAGAATGCTAATATGGAAAGTTCTAGTTAGATCGCAATTATATCTCTTTCATACCAGAGTATTGCTTTGAGAGTTTGTAGGAACATGAGACGGTCTCTCTTTTTCAATGTGATTTTAGCTTGCAGTTGTTATTTTAAAGTCTTACAGGTATGCAGGGTTTTTTCCCCATTGATTTTAGCACCATTATTCTGCGTTTcaatgttttccttttctgcTACAGGTTGGATGTAAAATGGGTTGCAAATTTTGTGCAACTGGTAGCATGGGTTTTAAAAACAATCTATCTTCAGGAGAAATTATGGAACAATTGGTGCATGCCTCTCGCTTATCACCAATACGCAATGTTGTCTTCATGGTTAGTGATGTTTTATCTTTCTGCATGTTAGTTATCCCAGAGAAGACATTGACTTGTATTGGATGTCAAATGGTTTTTGCATCTTTGAATCATTGACCTTTTCTAGCCAAAAGTTTGCTGGTGAGTATTAGTATGCCACTTCTTAGCTGTCAAATTTTTGAGTAATGGAGTAGAAATGTTTGCAATACGTTTGTAGAAACTTTGCTAGATGTactaaagaaaaattaatcgtGGGGGGAGTATAGCTAATTTCAGTGTTATATATTCGTAGTTCATGGTTTCTTATATAAGAAACTTTTGTGCACATACACATATTTTAACAACAAAAGTGTATAGGTGTATTCTtattgaaaacataaaataaatataaaaaaactttGTACTAGTCGCCAAccattcttcaatttttcttttgttgtataTATTGACCCTTTGTATAGGTGGAGTCTTCTAAGTTCTAAGATATGGAAGACTAGGATGTCTTGATTTGATGGATACCACAATTCACAGGTATATATAACTCATAGGTTAGGAATCCTTATTGCAGTTATTTCTGTCAAGAAAAAATCAATTGTAGAAATCCCTATGGGTCTTGATTACCCATCTAGTATTCTGATAAGATACATGGTTAGCATATTTATGACTTggattaaatatattttgataattaatagataaatattaaaatattaaatctcctCTTAGTAATTAGTATGGTTAAGACTTctaattgttgttgtttttggtGGTGTAAtagctaaatattaaatacataattacaAGTATATATAGATTCGTAAAATAGATGTTACCAGGTGGGCCATGTTAAGTCTTCCAAAGAAATTTGGCTAGGATCTTATTCCTTTAATTTGAGATCTTAATGGAAAATAAACCTATATGGAATTAGAACATAATGACATCATCAACTTGGAGTCTCCAAAGATCATGTTGGAGAACAATTGAATCAcctctctatttctttcctctttctgtttcttttagcttcaattttttttaatctcccCGTCAATTGTTCATTGCTGAAGATAAAGGTCAATACTTGTTTGGTAAGTTGATTCTTTAGAGACAGTATTACAAAAACCAACATCTAGCATTTGTGTAATCGTAAAATTTcattaaagctaaaagaaaTGTTTTATTGTATGGCTATAAGATCATCTTTGTTGTATGGCACAAATGTTGGATGGTTAAGtattaatatgtataaaaaatgTTTGTAACTGAGACAAGGATGTTACAACTTATTTTtggtcatacaagaaaagataaagagtTAGGAATgagatttttatataataaggtTGTCGTAGCCTTTATTGATGATAAGATGCAGCAGATGTGATTGAGATGGTTTAGATATGTGAGAAGAATGTGGGGCAACTGGATAGAATTACAGAAGTTTCTAGTGAAAGAGCTAGAGAaagataacaacaacaacaaaaaaaaaaatcttggtgGAAAACCCTTGGAAATGatattatatagtatatatgACAATAGATAGAAATAGTTGGAGAACTAAAATTCATATGGCCAACCCTGCCTAGTAGAATTACGGCTTAGGATTACAGATAATATATTACAAGAATCTCCTCCCCTACCACCTCCtccccccatatatatatatatatatatatgtattttgctGTATGTGGTGTGCTATGCCGATTGGTAGCAGCAGCACTGGATATATGGTGTTTTGACACTGCTGATTACAATTGCATGTATTCCATCTCATGCTATGGCACTTGTGCAGTGAGTAGGCATGGTCACCACAGTAGCATAAATGGTTAACCTTGGTCAATGAGGTACCTTCTGCTGAAATATGTAAAAATTTCCAAGCATTGAAATCTATAGTGGTTCACTTGTATGGTTATGCTTttataaagaaaggaaagacaTGGCGTTTGTGGACATGATGGTGGTGGTGCATATCATTGATGATAACTGTAACTCTGTGAGCAAGAGGAGAATAAAATTACTGATGATCACATACATTTTTTGGGGAAAAAAGAAACTAAGAGGAAAGGCAGGGTATTATAATTTCAGAGCGATAATTTTGCTTCCCTTTTAGTAGGATTTGCTTGTGCATAAACACttcataaagattgaagaattTCTTGCTTCAGGATCACTAATTTGGCCTTTGTAAAATATGGCTCCACTTGATAGTCCTTGTTATTTCTTTTTACAGTTGCTACTTTTCCAGCTAGGATGTTGGCCATACTTGTGCGTGTTACCATGCTTTCTTTGAATTAGGAGTCCTTCTTTGAATTAGGAGTCTTTATGTAACATATAACAGCTCCATGCTTGCTTGTTTTTATTGACAGGGAATGGGGGAACCGCTGAATAATTATACTTCCTTAGTAGAGGCTATTCGAGTTATGATTGGATCTCCATTCCAGCTATCACCAAGGCGAATTACCGTGTCAACCGTATGCAGTGCACacttaaatattatgtttactTGTTTTTGTTACttgatgaaaaattagaaaacaacaAATTCTGTTCTTTACTATCTTCTCTGTTCCATTAGGTCCTTTCTGATAAGGTTCCAGGTGTGAGTATATCCCTGTGATTGGATATTGCTATGGCTAACCTTTGATGCTGTAATGGTTACCCATGTCCCCATTCCACTTATCACCTGGATCATCCAGAATGTCAATTGCTCTTGATATTTACTTTATATGTGAAATTTTGTCTATAAGTGAAAAAAGCAACCTAGTGCCCAGAGTCCTGACATTGCAGGGTCAGCAGTCTATTTCTGCACATGAACAAGCTGTTTACATAGTATAAGCCCTCGACTTCCAGGTCTTGATAGATTAACCTTTATTGCTGCTTAGGCTACCTTCTGAATTATGAGTACAACACAAATTTGTACCCCCTGGTTATGTAGGTTGCATCACCTTGTATGTCTTATCGATGACAGTCCATCTGCTTTCATGACAAGATGTCCAATCTTCTTAAGAATGATATAATGGCCTTTCCGTAGATTAATGATTATCCAATAGTTTAGATTGTTTAAAGGTTTGGGAATTATATGGCAGAAGGTCCAGAATAGATTGCTGACAACTCTCTGGCACATTGTATCTAGTAGGGGAGATGCATCTCAGTTATTTTTCCCTAATGTTTTATGCAAGTTAtttggttcagaaactgaaaagcagaaaaaaaaaagaagttctATGCATCTCTCCAAGAAGAATGTAATACAGTATACTACTTCTAGATCTTTTAATCTCATATAGATTATGGCCAACGTcggataaattatttttgaaattgatgaTTACCAATGTGTAATGAGCTGACAGCTACACTTGATATTACAAGCTTAGTGGTTTAATAACTTTCTGTAGGTTGGAATTACTCATGCCATCAAGAAGCTGCATGGAGACATACCAAACTTGAACCTAGCAGTCTCTCTGCATGCACCAGTTCAAGATATCCGTTGTCAGATAATGCCTGCAGCTCGGGCTTTTCCTTTGGAAAGACTGATGGAGACTCTGCATGAATATCAAAAGAGCAGGTGAAAAGTTGTTTACTCAGCCACTTTACAGGAGGAagtttcattattatttttctatagaTTGGACTTTTGAGAAGTCATTCCTGAGTAAGTAGTAACAGTATGCTCATTTGGTCTTAGTCagcaaaaaatatttattgagtACATTATGCTTGATGGGGTGAATGATGAAGAGCAGCTTGCACACCAGCTTGGCAAATTGTTGGAGACATTTGAAGTGGTGAGCCTAAGCCCTTGCCTTAGAATTGTCCTTTGTAGTTTGCAGACAGCAAATATGGTAATGCTTTGCAAAAGTTCAACTCTGTTGATAATATGTTTGTGCGGTTTCCTGAGTTGACATGCTTTAACAAATTCAATTGTCCAATGAGATACATAGGGATAGTGATTTCTCAATCAATTGCTAGGATGTATCAAATGCACTTGGCAAACTACTTTCATTGCTGAACTCTGCAAAAATTATGCAAACTACTTTTGATGACAGTTTAGAGTTCTTTCTGAATTAGTTGCAACTTACTACATGATTCAGCTTCAGCCGTTTCAACCTTGTCTTGCTGTCTActttgattctttataattaAAGAAGGTTCATACTGTGGTTAAGCCTTTAGCTCATCCtgcctagtgggattaagccGTAGTGATTGTTGTTATTGTCATACTGTGGTTAAGCCTTTCTCCCAGAAAATGGAGATGGGACTGTATTGGGTCTGAAATATTTCTAcctaaatgataaatttataattacatataaaaatcTCTTATCAGAACTCAAAGATTAGTGGCAGATAAATCCATCAGTGTTCGcttgatattttttaaagtgtaaaatGCTAAAATGTTAAGTTGAAATATAACATAggagtttttttcttttgatttgatcaaGGAACCTCAACCATATCTTAGTTCTAATATTTGTGTCAATACACCTAACTGTAAAGGCAAAAAACTTCTGTAATTGGACGGGGATACCTTCTAgacttttcattttctattctaATTGAATATGTGAAAATGTCAGAAACTCTCAATAGTTTTTCTTGTAATTCTTCTCTGGATATGCTTGGATTCTTGTAGcatgtaattttttatgcttGGCATCCTGCTCTCTGATGCTATATTCTTTAGCTGGTCAATCATTCATGGATATCTTCTATTTCTTCATCTATGAAAGCTTTGTTCTCCTTAACATTGCATTCATTGTCTGCCTCCTGTAACAGGTTGTCAACTTGATACCTTTCAACCCAATTGGTAGTTTGAGTCATTTTAGAACCAGCAGTGAGGAAAAGGTTACCAAATTCCAGAAAATACTTAGGGGAACCTATAATATACGGACGACAATTCGTAAGCAGATGGGTCAAGATATAAGTGGTGCATGCGGTCAGCTAGTGGTTAAGCTACCTGATAAGAGTTATACTGGCAGCCCAAATCTGTTGACTGACATTGAAGATCTTAGTCTATAGTATAACCAGTTTTCAGGTTTGATTCTTCTCTTCataagagttcaaaaatatgATCCCACCTAACTACGTtcataagcatatatatatgcatttctgTGTGCTTTCTCACATTCTTATGGCATTCTTCTATCCCTTGGGGAATTCATTTGAGATACTGCCATGATACATGCATACCAGGGCAACTGTGATCTGTCTTCTTAAATGTCACTCAATATTATTGATTTAGAGAGCTTGTGCTCTTTAATGGCTTGGAAGGGCTGTGCAATAATATTCTTCTGGAATTGGCTCTGAATAGTTATTTATGTTGAAGAAGACAATTATATAGCCCATGAACATAggataattgattttttttagcaTAGGAAGTTTTTGTGTACCTTGTTGAATAGAATTCcagtttaatttataaatagaaaTTTTCTCTTGTTTGCTCAAGGATGGTTTCTTATGTATGCAGCTTAAGAGGCTGAGGATCATGCTTAAATACAAACATCTGCACCAAATGCCATGAATTTTGCCAATTTTGTTGTAAATTCATTGTTTAGAGGTTAGTTTTCTATGGCTAACAAAGAACAACAGAATGGCTGACACAGTTGAGGTGTTGCTTTTGTTAGTCATCGAGATTTTCAAATTGGACTATATTGAATTGCAATGATTTTATAGGAATCATGTCAAACAATTTTATTGATTCTCTAGATTGGAAACTGTTTGCCCCTTGATTGAAACATAAAGTGTAATCATCCAAACAAATCTGTttctaagcaaaaaaaaaaaaaagaaaagaaaaaaaaaagagcataaATCAAATGATCAAGATGTCTGTAAATGCAGATTATTGCCGCTGTGCTAAACCGATGCCTTCTACAACATTTCAAGGATAtatcccttcttctttgcctCCATGCATGAATGGAATAACTAGATTCAACTTTCATCAAATTAATGAATCTGGAAAACACAGTACAAA
This window of the Diospyros lotus cultivar Yz01 chromosome 5, ASM1463336v1, whole genome shotgun sequence genome carries:
- the LOC127801515 gene encoding uncharacterized protein LOC127801515 isoform X2, translating into MAVRSVFDAAALRVEFDNAGINTHFIPLIWKFVIQNPNCEWGEIPSLPSAAYAVLRSKFRPSTSALHSVFHSTDQVTTKLLIRLQNGEFVEAVIMRYDTRLGKYGGQPRAGGPRSTLCISSQVGCKMGCKFCATGSMGFKNNLSSGEIMEQLVHASRLSPIRNVVFMGMGEPLNNYTSLVEAIRVMIGSPFQLSPRRITVSTVGITHAIKKLHGDIPNLNLAVSLHAPVQDIRCQIMPAARAFPLERLMETLHEYQKSSQQKIFIEYIMLDGVNDEEQLAHQLGKLLETFEVLKRLRIMLKYKHLHQMP
- the LOC127801515 gene encoding uncharacterized protein LOC127801515 isoform X1, whose translation is MAVRSVFDAAALRVEFDNAGINTHFIPLIWKFVIQNPNCEWGEIPSLPSAAYAVLRSKFRPSTSALHSVFHSTDQVTTKLLIRLQNGEFVEAVIMRYDTRLGKYGGQPRAGGPRSTLCISSQVGCKMGCKFCATGSMGFKNNLSSGEIMEQLVHASRLSPIRNVVFMGMGEPLNNYTSLVEAIRVMIGSPFQLSPRRITVSTVGITHAIKKLHGDIPNLNLAVSLHAPVQDIRCQIMPAARAFPLERLMETLHEYQKSSQQKIFIEYIMLDGVNDEEQLAHQLGKLLETFEVVVNLIPFNPIGSLSHFRTSSEEKVTKFQKILRGTYNIRTTIRKQMGQDISGACGQLVVKLPDKSYTGSPNLLTDIEDLSL